Proteins from a single region of Hymenobacter aquaticus:
- a CDS encoding LLM class flavin-dependent oxidoreductase, with protein sequence MNKWGILFLQLYFLYQLTSSPALALLLKTIRVGELLLLLMQLDSKITSTVPVSVLDLAAILDGFTPGDTFRNSLDLAQQAEKWGYTRYWLAEHHNMASIASSATVVLIGHIANGTSSIRVGSGGIMLPNHAPLVVAEQFGTLASLYPGRIDLGLGRAPGTDPLTARALRRDGSNGTDFPQQVQELQGYLSAANSANKVRAIPGEGLDIPVWLLGSSTYSAQLAGYLGLPFAFASHFAPTYLQAALEIYRSSFRPSAYLDKPYAAACVNVIAADSDEQAEHLATSFYQFALNIIRGTSKPLQPPVSSMQGVWHELEEEAVRQMMTYSFIGGPQTVQNQLRYFLQVTQVDELIAVSHIYDHTARLRSYELLASVSKW encoded by the coding sequence TATTCGAGTTGGTGAGCTGTTGTTACTGCTTATGCAACTTGATTCAAAAATTACATCGACGGTGCCGGTTTCTGTCCTGGATCTGGCAGCAATTCTTGATGGATTCACTCCAGGAGACACTTTTCGCAATAGCCTGGACTTGGCTCAACAGGCGGAGAAGTGGGGCTACACTCGCTATTGGCTAGCTGAGCACCACAATATGGCCAGTATTGCCAGTTCGGCCACTGTGGTTTTGATTGGTCACATTGCTAATGGGACTTCTTCCATTCGAGTGGGCTCGGGGGGAATAATGCTGCCCAACCACGCGCCTTTGGTGGTAGCGGAGCAGTTTGGCACGCTGGCTTCGTTGTATCCGGGGAGAATTGATTTGGGGCTGGGCCGGGCACCGGGAACTGACCCACTAACAGCTCGTGCTTTGCGGCGGGATGGAAGCAATGGGACTGATTTTCCGCAGCAGGTGCAGGAGTTGCAGGGATATTTGTCGGCGGCAAACAGTGCGAATAAAGTGCGTGCAATACCTGGGGAAGGATTGGATATTCCTGTTTGGCTGCTGGGCTCAAGCACCTATAGCGCACAGCTGGCGGGGTACTTGGGCTTGCCATTCGCGTTTGCCAGCCACTTTGCGCCTACCTATCTGCAGGCTGCTTTAGAAATATACCGCTCCTCTTTTCGGCCGTCAGCATACTTGGATAAGCCGTACGCGGCGGCCTGCGTCAACGTTATCGCCGCCGACTCGGATGAGCAGGCTGAGCATCTGGCAACATCCTTTTACCAGTTTGCCCTGAATATCATTCGGGGCACTTCTAAGCCTTTGCAACCACCGGTGAGTAGCATGCAGGGAGTGTGGCACGAGCTGGAGGAGGAAGCAGTACGGCAGATGATGACGTATTCCTTTATCGGAGGCCCGCAGACGGTGCAGAACCAGCTGCGTTACTTTCTGCAGGTTACCCAGGTTGACGAGCTGATTGCGGTTTCCCACATCTACGACCATACCGCCCGATTACGCTCCTACGAGCTATTGGCATCGGTTAGCAAGTGGTAG
- a CDS encoding BatA domain-containing protein — MTLTYPWFLLGLLAIAIPIAIHFFELRRPQRLLFTNVGFIREIKLVTARQRKLKHLLVLAARIGFIAFLVLLFCQPFIPAPEQSRANEGGIVASVVDSSPSMVVEGDKNLPLFEQAVEETRELPSAYPASARYMLPTVSNAVLTPTAFQAAVEGLAISGRAKSLTTSLERAKNAANARQVFVFSDFQKNSLNPRLLRADSITQLYLVPLPGRQTANVYVDSVLLDDAFVRTGADLGLRVRLRNGGALAAPDCQVKVFVGNRQVAAYRVAVNAHETAVSAVRVRLEDGAAQQCRVEVEDQPVTFDNTYYFTLQASPQISILNVTGAQSTAVSRVYNNESMFAYNGSAASRLDYSRLNAASLLVLEEVPKLDNALRENLRRAVAQGATLVIVPPAGNAATQEEYARLFRELGLGGIQWQAQAAAPVLQEVAAPDMQSPFFQDVFTASNQRAVMPKVAPLLRWSRSSTEVLKMRNGDGFLAGFPSGKGMVYLFAAPFQPTYSDFTQHALFVPVMYRLAMLSYQSTQRIAYRLNQNTIALRLAAQTKNQRDEPVVSLRKDSLTVIPAQRWEAGTLRLTLPAAVHEPGFYQVVYNGKAVATLALNIDKAESELAYYSANDLRQLIGRNRPNVQVYESATNRSVAAHYKALRVGTPLWRYCLLLALGCLLAEVLLLRFLGRPKSVPAAAVAA, encoded by the coding sequence ATGACGCTGACGTATCCCTGGTTCCTGCTCGGACTGCTTGCCATAGCTATTCCCATTGCAATTCACTTTTTCGAGTTGCGCCGGCCGCAACGGTTGCTGTTTACCAACGTTGGCTTTATCCGGGAAATAAAGCTGGTCACGGCCCGGCAGCGTAAGCTCAAGCACTTATTGGTGCTGGCGGCCCGGATCGGGTTTATTGCTTTCCTGGTTTTGTTGTTCTGCCAGCCCTTCATTCCGGCTCCCGAACAAAGCCGGGCCAATGAGGGTGGAATCGTGGCCAGTGTAGTGGATTCGTCGCCCAGCATGGTAGTGGAAGGCGACAAAAACCTGCCGCTGTTCGAGCAGGCGGTGGAAGAAACCCGGGAACTGCCCTCGGCATATCCGGCTTCGGCCCGCTACATGCTGCCGACCGTATCGAATGCCGTGCTGACTCCGACGGCCTTTCAGGCGGCAGTGGAGGGGCTTGCTATTTCCGGGCGCGCCAAAAGCCTGACGACAAGCCTGGAGCGCGCGAAAAATGCCGCTAATGCCCGGCAGGTGTTTGTTTTCTCCGACTTCCAGAAAAACAGCCTGAACCCCCGGCTGCTGCGGGCCGACAGCATTACGCAGCTCTACCTGGTGCCACTGCCGGGCCGGCAAACCGCCAACGTGTATGTCGACAGCGTGCTGCTGGATGACGCCTTCGTGCGGACCGGGGCCGACCTGGGGCTGCGGGTGAGGCTGCGCAACGGCGGCGCGCTGGCGGCCCCGGATTGCCAGGTCAAGGTATTTGTCGGTAACCGGCAGGTGGCGGCGTATCGGGTGGCCGTGAATGCCCACGAAACGGCAGTTTCTGCGGTTCGGGTGCGGTTGGAGGATGGGGCCGCCCAGCAGTGTCGGGTAGAGGTGGAAGATCAGCCGGTGACGTTCGACAACACCTACTACTTCACCCTGCAGGCTTCCCCGCAGATTAGCATTCTGAACGTAACCGGCGCGCAAAGTACCGCCGTTAGCCGGGTCTACAACAACGAGTCGATGTTTGCCTACAATGGCAGCGCGGCGTCGCGGCTGGACTACAGTCGCCTTAATGCGGCCAGCCTGCTGGTGCTGGAGGAAGTGCCCAAGCTGGATAATGCCCTGCGCGAAAACCTGCGGCGGGCCGTAGCCCAGGGCGCCACGCTGGTCATCGTACCGCCGGCGGGCAATGCGGCGACGCAGGAAGAGTACGCGCGCCTGTTTCGGGAGCTGGGCCTCGGCGGAATCCAGTGGCAGGCGCAGGCCGCCGCGCCGGTATTGCAGGAGGTAGCCGCGCCCGATATGCAGAGCCCGTTTTTCCAGGACGTCTTCACGGCTTCCAACCAGCGGGCGGTGATGCCCAAGGTGGCCCCGCTGCTGCGCTGGTCCCGCTCAAGCACAGAAGTGCTCAAAATGCGCAATGGGGACGGATTCCTGGCCGGGTTTCCCAGCGGCAAAGGCATGGTCTACCTGTTTGCCGCTCCTTTCCAGCCGACGTACTCCGACTTCACGCAGCACGCCCTGTTTGTGCCCGTCATGTACCGCCTCGCCATGCTCAGCTACCAGAGCACGCAGCGCATTGCTTACCGGCTCAACCAGAATACCATTGCGCTCCGGCTGGCGGCCCAGACCAAAAACCAGCGGGATGAGCCCGTCGTCAGTCTGCGCAAAGACAGCCTGACGGTTATTCCGGCCCAGCGCTGGGAGGCCGGCACGCTGCGGCTCACGCTTCCGGCGGCCGTGCACGAGCCGGGCTTTTACCAGGTCGTTTATAACGGCAAGGCCGTGGCGACGCTGGCCCTGAACATCGACAAGGCCGAATCGGAGCTGGCTTATTACTCGGCCAACGACCTGCGCCAGCTCATTGGTCGCAACCGGCCCAACGTGCAGGTCTACGAAAGTGCGACCAACCGCTCGGTGGCGGCCCACTACAAAGCCCTGCGCGTGGGTACGCCGCTGTGGCGCTACTGCCTGCTGCTGGCCCTGGGCTGCTTACTGGCCGAAGTGCTGCTGCTACGCTTCCTGGGGCGGCCCAAGTCGGTGCCGGCCGCGGCGGTGGCGGCCTGA
- a CDS encoding DUF4199 family protein produces MLRTALRFGVGAGLLCTLWLVGLLLTGNDPFGPKRLMVIFLPPLAVVVSQWMLRRISAPEGPGLKRALAVGALTALLAATTSAMGVYGVAQLAGAEQIEKSKAAMLKIAEGSRADYLRQPGGKEQYERTIEGLKSVTAQGLATDDFVKKLLFGLLLSVPGAIFLRR; encoded by the coding sequence GTGTTGCGTACGGCCCTGCGCTTTGGCGTCGGGGCCGGCCTGCTCTGTACCCTTTGGCTGGTTGGCCTGCTGCTGACCGGCAACGACCCGTTTGGCCCCAAGCGGCTGATGGTGATTTTCCTGCCCCCGCTGGCCGTAGTCGTCAGCCAGTGGATGCTGCGCCGCATTTCGGCCCCCGAAGGCCCGGGGCTGAAGCGGGCCTTGGCCGTCGGCGCCCTGACGGCGCTGCTGGCCGCTACTACTTCTGCTATGGGCGTGTATGGCGTGGCGCAGCTGGCCGGCGCCGAGCAGATCGAGAAAAGCAAAGCCGCCATGCTGAAAATTGCCGAAGGCTCCCGCGCCGACTACCTGCGGCAGCCGGGGGGCAAGGAGCAGTACGAGCGCACGATTGAGGGCCTGAAAAGCGTGACGGCCCAGGGGCTGGCCACCGACGACTTCGTGAAAAAGCTCCTGTTTGGCCTGTTGCTGAGTGTGCCCGGGGCAATTTTCCTGCGCCGCTAG
- a CDS encoding DUF4199 domain-containing protein has product METSTAPAATPVSVGIRYGLITGLIWIVVDFILRATGLSFKYSVYLSASILVYIVGIVMAHRFFKQSNQGFMTYGQGLLIVVVMSLISGLLSGIFNYVYVNFIDADYALRMRTDFEVWMSSMPGVQEEQIEKSMADMTDEKIKSPLQIGKSLMGAAVGGVITGLIVSIFTKHKRPEFE; this is encoded by the coding sequence ATGGAAACTTCTACTGCCCCCGCCGCTACGCCCGTCTCCGTCGGTATCCGCTACGGCCTCATCACCGGGCTCATCTGGATTGTAGTCGACTTTATTCTGCGGGCTACCGGGCTTTCCTTTAAGTATTCGGTGTACCTGAGCGCCAGCATCCTGGTGTATATCGTGGGTATCGTCATGGCCCACCGCTTCTTCAAGCAAAGCAACCAGGGCTTTATGACCTACGGGCAGGGCCTGCTGATTGTGGTGGTAATGTCCCTTATTTCGGGCCTGCTGTCGGGCATTTTCAACTACGTCTACGTCAACTTCATCGACGCCGACTACGCCCTGCGCATGCGCACCGACTTTGAAGTGTGGATGAGCTCCATGCCCGGCGTGCAGGAAGAGCAGATCGAGAAAAGCATGGCGGATATGACCGACGAGAAAATCAAGTCGCCCCTGCAAATTGGCAAAAGCCTGATGGGCGCGGCCGTGGGCGGCGTTATCACGGGCCTGATTGTCTCTATTTTCACCAAGCATAAACGACCCGAGTTTGAGTAA
- a CDS encoding glycosyltransferase family 2 protein has translation MSKRLSSHFPVELSIVIPLLNEAESLPELTRWINRVLTQHGLTYEVILIDDGSTDASWDVIEELAQTDTHLRGIRFNRNYGKSAALNTGFRETTGRVVCTMDADLQDSPEELPELYRMIVEERYDLVSGWKKKRYDPLSKTIPTKLFNGATRWISGISLHDFNCGLKAYDQRVVKGIEVYGEMHRYIPVIAKWNGFGRIGEKAVQHQERKYGVTKFGLERFVYGFLDLMSITFVSRFRRRPMHFFGTLGSVSFLVGMLITLWLVAEKIYLAHYNLRARDVTDQPLFFLALVAVILGMQLFLAGFLAEMVQLNGPRRNDYLIRDKLNID, from the coding sequence TTGAGTAAGCGTTTGTCGTCGCATTTCCCCGTTGAGCTGTCCATCGTAATTCCCCTGCTCAACGAAGCCGAGTCGCTGCCGGAGCTGACCCGCTGGATCAACCGGGTGCTAACCCAGCACGGGCTAACCTACGAGGTGATTCTCATTGACGACGGCTCCACGGATGCTTCCTGGGACGTCATCGAGGAGCTGGCCCAGACCGACACCCACCTGCGCGGCATCCGCTTCAACCGCAACTACGGCAAGTCGGCGGCCCTGAACACGGGCTTCCGCGAAACGACCGGCCGGGTGGTGTGCACCATGGACGCCGACTTGCAGGACTCGCCCGAGGAGTTGCCCGAACTCTACCGCATGATCGTGGAGGAGCGCTACGATTTGGTGAGCGGCTGGAAAAAGAAGCGCTACGACCCGCTGAGCAAAACCATTCCGACCAAGCTCTTCAACGGCGCGACCCGCTGGATTTCGGGCATCAGCCTCCACGACTTCAACTGCGGGCTGAAAGCCTACGACCAGCGCGTGGTGAAGGGCATTGAGGTGTACGGCGAAATGCACCGCTACATTCCCGTCATTGCCAAGTGGAACGGCTTCGGGCGCATCGGCGAAAAGGCCGTGCAGCACCAGGAGCGCAAGTACGGCGTCACCAAGTTCGGCCTGGAGCGGTTCGTCTACGGCTTCCTGGATTTGATGTCCATCACCTTCGTGAGCCGGTTCCGGCGGCGGCCCATGCACTTTTTCGGCACTCTGGGCTCGGTTTCGTTTCTGGTGGGCATGCTGATTACGCTCTGGCTGGTGGCGGAGAAAATCTACCTGGCCCACTACAACCTGCGGGCCCGCGACGTGACCGACCAGCCGCTGTTTTTCCTGGCCCTGGTGGCCGTCATCCTGGGCATGCAGCTGTTTCTGGCCGGTTTCCTGGCCGAAATGGTGCAGCTCAACGGCCCGCGCCGCAACGATTACCTGATTCGGGACAAGCTGAATATTGACTGA
- a CDS encoding glycosyltransferase, with the protein MKVVIIGPAYPLRGGLATYNERLARAFREAGDEVRIVTFSLQYPNFLFPGQTQFSTEPGPTDLDIEVSINSVNPWSWWTVGEKLRREKPDLVVFRFWLPFMGPALGYIARRIRRNRHTRVVAITDNVIPHEKRPGDRPLTRYFLSACHGFVTMSRAVLADLRRLHFKQPAQYQPHPLYDNFGALKAKPAALQALGLDPAFGYLLFFGFIRAYKGLDILLEAFADPRLRQLPVKLIIAGEYYEDAAPYEALIRQHDLESRLVRATDFIPNEKVADYFCAADMVVQPYKNATQSGVSQIAYHFERPMLVTDVGGLAELIPDGEVGYVVKPTAKAIADALVDFYEHQRESELAAGVWAKKKEFSWSEMVAALKAVAG; encoded by the coding sequence ATGAAAGTCGTCATCATTGGGCCGGCTTACCCGTTGCGGGGCGGCCTGGCAACCTACAACGAACGACTGGCGCGGGCCTTCCGCGAAGCCGGCGACGAGGTGCGCATCGTCACCTTCAGCCTGCAATACCCCAACTTCCTGTTTCCGGGCCAGACCCAGTTCAGCACCGAGCCCGGCCCGACGGACCTGGATATCGAGGTCAGCATCAACTCCGTGAACCCCTGGTCGTGGTGGACGGTGGGGGAGAAGCTGCGGCGCGAAAAGCCCGACTTGGTCGTGTTCCGCTTCTGGCTGCCGTTTATGGGCCCCGCGCTGGGGTATATTGCCCGCCGCATCCGGCGCAACCGCCACACCCGCGTGGTAGCTATTACCGACAACGTCATTCCCCACGAAAAGCGGCCCGGCGACCGGCCGCTCACGCGCTACTTTCTCTCGGCCTGCCACGGCTTCGTGACGATGAGCCGCGCGGTGCTGGCCGATCTGCGCCGCCTGCACTTCAAGCAGCCGGCCCAGTACCAGCCCCACCCGCTCTACGACAACTTCGGGGCCCTCAAGGCCAAGCCGGCCGCCTTGCAGGCCCTGGGCCTCGACCCCGCGTTTGGCTACCTGCTGTTTTTCGGCTTTATCCGGGCCTACAAGGGGCTGGATATTCTGCTCGAAGCCTTTGCCGACCCGCGCCTGCGCCAGCTGCCGGTCAAGCTCATTATTGCCGGCGAGTACTACGAGGATGCCGCGCCCTACGAGGCCCTGATCCGGCAGCACGACCTGGAAAGCCGCCTGGTGCGGGCCACCGACTTCATCCCCAACGAGAAGGTAGCCGACTACTTCTGCGCCGCCGACATGGTGGTGCAGCCCTACAAGAATGCTACCCAGAGCGGCGTCTCGCAGATTGCCTACCACTTCGAGCGGCCCATGCTGGTCACCGACGTGGGCGGCCTGGCCGAGCTCATTCCCGACGGTGAAGTGGGCTACGTGGTGAAGCCCACCGCCAAAGCCATTGCCGACGCCCTGGTCGATTTCTACGAGCACCAGCGCGAGTCGGAACTGGCCGCCGGGGTGTGGGCCAAGAAAAAGGAGTTCTCCTGGAGCGAGATGGTGGCCGCGCTGAAGGCGGTGGCGGGGTAG
- a CDS encoding DUF1801 domain-containing protein, whose product MPATPSFADFLAALPTDRRLAVETVWNAVREAMPAGYTEQVSPGMLQFVAGKEMAVALASKKNYLSLYLQTLYHFPELAAGLLAAAPKLKIGKSCLNFLRSEDLPLPALQELLQRIPADAYLARVAAVRQNPSAAHR is encoded by the coding sequence ATGCCCGCTACCCCTTCCTTTGCCGACTTTCTGGCGGCCCTGCCGACCGACCGCCGCCTCGCCGTCGAAACCGTTTGGAATGCGGTGCGAGAGGCCATGCCCGCCGGCTACACCGAGCAGGTGAGCCCCGGGATGCTACAGTTCGTGGCGGGCAAGGAAATGGCCGTGGCGCTGGCCAGCAAGAAAAACTACCTGAGCTTGTACTTGCAGACGCTCTACCATTTTCCCGAGCTGGCGGCCGGATTGCTAGCCGCCGCCCCGAAGCTCAAGATTGGCAAGAGCTGCCTCAATTTCCTGCGTTCCGAAGACCTGCCGCTGCCGGCCTTGCAGGAGCTGCTACAGCGCATCCCCGCTGACGCGTATCTGGCGCGCGTCGCCGCCGTCCGGCAAAACCCGTCCGCCGCTCACCGGTAG
- a CDS encoding glycosyltransferase family 9 protein → MASLNGVTVHPDCRHFRGDIPCRPNKEHGYQCADCPEYAPVRQRILIIKLGAIGDVIRTTPLLRRLRREYPGSKITWLTLTPAILPAGAIDEILRLDLASVLHLQAREFDLLLNLDKDKEACALHDTIRATQKFGYTLHPQHGVAWPGNRLADHKFLTGVFDELSQQNQKPYVQEIFELCGYEFQHEEYVFDNHQDKGYNWHALPVGQPRIGLNTGCGDRWTTRLWSDEKWLTLIGQLQAAGYAPVLLGGAAEDERNQRLHAATGATYLGTFPLEQFINLMYQMDGIVTQVTMAMHISIALQKPTVLMNNIFNPYEFDLYGRGQLVQPDRPCVCFYRGSCKLGTSCMEELPAEKVFAAVQASVPA, encoded by the coding sequence ATGGCTTCTCTCAACGGCGTTACCGTTCATCCCGACTGCCGCCACTTCCGTGGTGATATTCCCTGCCGCCCCAACAAGGAGCACGGCTACCAGTGCGCCGACTGCCCCGAGTACGCGCCCGTGCGGCAGCGGATTCTGATCATCAAGCTCGGGGCCATCGGCGACGTAATCCGGACCACGCCCCTGCTGCGCCGCCTGCGCCGGGAGTACCCCGGCAGCAAGATTACCTGGCTCACGCTCACGCCCGCCATTCTGCCCGCCGGGGCCATCGACGAGATTCTGCGGCTGGATCTGGCCAGCGTGCTGCACTTGCAGGCCCGCGAGTTCGACCTGCTGCTGAACCTGGATAAGGACAAGGAAGCCTGCGCCCTGCACGACACGATTCGGGCCACCCAGAAGTTTGGCTACACCCTGCACCCGCAGCACGGCGTGGCCTGGCCCGGCAACCGCCTGGCCGACCACAAGTTCCTGACCGGCGTCTTCGACGAACTGAGCCAGCAAAACCAGAAGCCCTACGTGCAGGAAATATTCGAGCTGTGCGGCTACGAGTTTCAGCACGAGGAATACGTGTTCGACAATCACCAGGACAAGGGCTACAACTGGCACGCCCTGCCGGTGGGCCAGCCCCGCATCGGCCTGAACACCGGCTGCGGCGACAGGTGGACCACCCGCCTGTGGAGCGACGAGAAGTGGCTCACGCTAATCGGGCAGCTGCAAGCGGCCGGCTACGCGCCGGTGCTGCTGGGCGGCGCGGCCGAGGATGAGCGCAACCAGCGCCTGCACGCCGCTACCGGCGCCACCTACCTGGGCACCTTTCCGCTGGAGCAGTTCATCAACCTGATGTACCAGATGGACGGCATCGTGACCCAGGTAACGATGGCCATGCACATCAGCATTGCCCTGCAAAAGCCCACGGTGCTGATGAACAACATCTTCAACCCCTACGAATTCGACCTCTACGGCCGCGGCCAGCTCGTGCAGCCCGACCGGCCCTGCGTGTGCTTCTACCGGGGCTCGTGCAAGCTGGGCACCAGCTGCATGGAAGAGCTGCCGGCCGAAAAGGTATTCGCGGCCGTGCAAGCCAGCGTGCCGGCGTAG
- a CDS encoding response regulator transcription factor, translated as MSNEEAIAHKVAEIAATAAQYPGVVIINNIQTQGVEYMSPWGLELLQTTLPELRALGAGYHARFFNTADAAEYEPKIWELIERNELGPVTTFFQQVRANAQEAWSWYFTSLRLLLHDAQGAPLLLLCVASPVDPSSHIALRVQRLLEENEFLRRHAATFATLTAREREVLRHLALGHSSPQIAETLHLSVQTAETHRRNIRQKLQPQTAAELGLYARAFNLV; from the coding sequence ATGTCCAACGAAGAAGCCATTGCGCACAAAGTAGCAGAAATAGCCGCCACGGCGGCCCAGTACCCGGGCGTGGTCATCATCAACAACATCCAGACCCAGGGCGTGGAGTATATGTCGCCGTGGGGCCTGGAGCTGCTCCAGACCACGCTGCCGGAGCTGCGGGCGCTGGGCGCCGGCTACCACGCCCGCTTTTTCAATACCGCCGACGCGGCCGAGTACGAGCCCAAGATCTGGGAGCTGATTGAGCGCAACGAGCTGGGGCCGGTGACGACGTTTTTCCAGCAGGTGCGGGCCAACGCGCAAGAGGCCTGGTCGTGGTACTTCACCTCCCTGCGCCTGCTGCTGCACGACGCGCAAGGCGCCCCGCTGCTGCTGCTCTGCGTGGCCTCGCCCGTCGACCCGAGCAGCCACATTGCCCTGCGGGTGCAGCGCCTGCTCGAGGAAAACGAGTTTCTGCGCCGCCACGCCGCCACCTTCGCCACCCTCACCGCCCGCGAGCGGGAAGTGCTGCGCCACCTGGCCCTGGGCCACAGCTCCCCCCAGATTGCCGAAACCCTCCACCTGTCGGTGCAGACGGCCGAAACCCACCGCCGCAACATCCGCCAGAAGCTCCAGCCCCAAACGGCCGCCGAGCTGGGCCTCTACGCCCGGGCCTTCAACTTGGTATAG
- a CDS encoding response regulator transcription factor, giving the protein MADSHPTPLLVPPTEQQPATARQQARMAAAVAEIAVSADLHPGVIIIANLLVDRVEYMSERGLRELRTTLPALQALGPGYWEKYFNPADSADLLPKVYAMIQSSDPWAVVSIFQQVRIAPDGGYVWHLSATRVLLRDEDTGQPLLLVTTSLPVDPLHHVTHKVSRLLEENNFLRQHAPRFGQLTRREREVLRLLALGHSAPEIAAELFISVQTAETHRRNVRQKLGATSAFELSEYARAFDLI; this is encoded by the coding sequence ATGGCTGACTCCCACCCTACTCCCCTGCTCGTGCCTCCCACCGAGCAGCAGCCGGCCACCGCCCGGCAGCAGGCCCGCATGGCCGCCGCCGTGGCCGAAATTGCCGTCTCCGCCGACCTGCATCCGGGCGTCATCATCATTGCCAACCTGCTCGTCGACCGGGTCGAGTATATGTCGGAGCGCGGGCTGCGGGAGCTGCGCACCACGCTGCCCGCGCTCCAGGCGCTGGGCCCCGGCTACTGGGAAAAGTACTTCAACCCCGCCGACTCGGCCGACCTGCTGCCCAAGGTGTACGCCATGATTCAGAGCTCCGACCCGTGGGCGGTGGTCAGCATCTTCCAGCAGGTGCGCATTGCCCCGGACGGGGGCTACGTGTGGCACCTGAGCGCCACGCGCGTGCTGCTGCGCGACGAGGATACCGGCCAGCCCCTGCTGCTGGTCACGACCTCCCTGCCCGTCGACCCGTTGCACCACGTAACCCACAAGGTGAGCCGGCTGCTGGAAGAAAACAACTTCCTGCGCCAGCACGCCCCGCGCTTCGGCCAGCTTACCCGGCGCGAGCGGGAGGTGCTGCGCCTGCTGGCCCTGGGCCACTCGGCGCCCGAAATAGCCGCCGAGCTGTTCATTTCGGTGCAAACAGCCGAAACCCACCGCCGCAACGTGCGCCAGAAGCTGGGCGCGACCAGTGCCTTCGAGCTAAGCGAGTATGCCCGGGCCTTCGACCTGATATAA
- the purB gene encoding adenylosuccinate lyase, whose protein sequence is MTAAADYAALSPLTAVSPLDGRYRRQTLPLAAYFSELALIRYRVLVEVEYFIALCELPLPQLQGVDAAVFPQLRGLYTAFSQADAEAVKAHEKVTNHDVKAVEYFLRDKFAALGLGGYLEFIHFGLTSQDINNTAVPLSLQHALLHVLLPAYAQVRNQLATRATEWEAVPMLARTHGQPASPTRLGKEIQVFVARLDAQVELLAQVPFGAKFGGATGNFNAHQVAYPQVDWKQFADVFVNNRLGLHRSQPTTQIEHYDHLAATCDGLKRLNTILIDLARDVWQYISLGYFRQTIKAGEVGSSAMPHKVNPIDFENAEGNLGVANAVLEHLAAKLPISRLQRDLTDSTVLRNLGVPLGHTLIALTSLQRGLDKLALDEAALHRDLDANWAVVAEALQTILRRENYPDPYNALKALTRTGEAISAGSIQSFIDGLAVSEDVKQELRAITPHTYVGL, encoded by the coding sequence ATGACTGCTGCTGCCGACTACGCTGCCCTCTCGCCCCTCACCGCCGTTTCGCCCCTCGACGGGCGCTACCGCCGCCAAACGCTGCCCCTGGCGGCCTATTTCTCCGAGCTGGCTCTGATCCGCTACCGGGTGCTGGTGGAAGTGGAATATTTCATTGCCCTCTGTGAGCTGCCCCTGCCCCAGCTGCAGGGCGTCGACGCGGCCGTATTCCCGCAGCTGCGCGGCCTCTACACCGCCTTCAGCCAGGCCGATGCCGAAGCGGTGAAGGCCCACGAGAAAGTAACCAACCACGACGTGAAGGCCGTGGAATACTTCCTGCGCGACAAGTTCGCGGCCCTGGGCCTGGGCGGCTACCTGGAGTTTATTCACTTCGGCCTGACTTCCCAGGACATCAACAACACGGCCGTGCCCCTGAGCCTGCAGCACGCGCTGCTGCACGTGCTGCTGCCGGCCTACGCGCAGGTGCGCAACCAGCTGGCCACCCGCGCCACCGAGTGGGAAGCCGTGCCGATGCTGGCCCGCACCCACGGGCAGCCGGCCTCGCCCACGCGCCTGGGCAAGGAAATCCAGGTGTTTGTGGCCCGGCTCGATGCCCAGGTGGAGCTGCTGGCTCAGGTGCCGTTCGGGGCCAAGTTCGGCGGGGCCACCGGCAACTTCAACGCCCACCAGGTCGCGTATCCGCAGGTCGACTGGAAGCAGTTTGCCGACGTGTTCGTGAACAACCGCCTGGGCCTGCACCGCAGCCAGCCCACCACCCAGATTGAGCACTACGACCACCTGGCCGCCACCTGCGACGGGCTCAAGCGCCTGAACACGATTCTCATTGACCTGGCCCGGGACGTATGGCAGTACATTTCGCTGGGCTACTTCCGCCAGACCATCAAGGCCGGGGAAGTGGGCTCGTCGGCCATGCCGCACAAGGTGAACCCCATCGACTTCGAAAACGCCGAGGGCAACCTGGGCGTGGCCAACGCCGTGCTGGAGCACCTGGCGGCCAAGCTGCCCATCAGCCGCCTGCAGCGCGACCTGACCGACTCCACGGTGCTGCGCAACCTGGGCGTGCCGCTGGGCCACACCCTCATTGCCCTGACCTCCCTGCAGCGCGGCCTCGACAAGCTGGCCCTCGACGAAGCGGCCCTGCACCGCGACCTGGACGCCAACTGGGCCGTGGTGGCCGAAGCCCTGCAAACCATCCTGCGCCGTGAGAATTACCCCGACCCCTACAACGCCCTCAAGGCCCTGACCCGCACCGGCGAGGCTATTTCCGCGGGCAGCATCCAGTCGTTTATCGACGGGCTGGCGGTGAGTGAGGACGTGAAGCAGGAGCTGCGGGCCATTACGCCGCACACCTACGTGGGCCTCTAG